The Kitasatospora sp. NBC_00374 genome has a segment encoding these proteins:
- a CDS encoding PaaI family thioesterase, whose amino-acid sequence MTIYESQAATRSRTHSWEPRPEMTADVLAMSGREILRGALDGRFPAASIMSTLGFRLTGVGDGNATFEGDPGEHLLNPMGTVHGGFLATLLDSALGSAVMTRLPAGSTYTTVQLGVHLVRPVSADTQVLRCEGRALHVGRTTATAEARVVGAEDGRLYAHGTTTCAVLRFG is encoded by the coding sequence ATGACGATCTACGAATCCCAGGCTGCAACCCGTTCCCGCACCCACAGCTGGGAGCCTCGCCCCGAGATGACGGCCGATGTGCTCGCGATGTCCGGCCGGGAGATCCTCCGGGGCGCACTGGACGGGAGGTTCCCGGCGGCGTCGATCATGAGCACCCTCGGCTTCCGGCTCACCGGGGTCGGCGACGGGAACGCCACCTTCGAGGGCGACCCGGGGGAGCACCTGCTCAATCCGATGGGCACGGTGCACGGAGGTTTCCTCGCCACGCTCCTCGACTCGGCGCTCGGCTCGGCCGTGATGACCCGCCTGCCGGCCGGATCGACCTACACGACCGTGCAGCTGGGCGTCCACCTGGTCCGGCCCGTGTCGGCCGACACCCAGGTCCTCCGCTGCGAGGGAAGGGCCCTGCACGTGGGCCGTACGACGGCGACCGCCGAGGCCCGCGTGGTGGGCGCCGAGGACGGCAGGCTGTACGCCCACGGGACGACCACCTGCGCGGTCCTCCGGTTCGGCTGA
- a CDS encoding polysaccharide deacetylase family protein → MTRRLLLAGAGFSLLSPRSCGGAPPRDADGQAAGTSAGGAEPETPGPQDAATAPAAPPAAVAAAPLGGRPQAVPMRAPLAALSTTDRLLALTIDDGPDPTYTPAVLKILDEQRISATFFLIGRNAAEHPALVREIAAHGHHIANHTWSHPDLRRLSETEARDELRRTCDLLYETTGRAPTWFRAPAGDFTEASLRVGAELGMRPMAWSVDPRDWSRPGSSAIVDRVLKAVGSGSIVLNHDGGGDRTQTVTALRSYLPVLTGQGYQFTTPR, encoded by the coding sequence ATGACCCGTAGGCTCCTGCTCGCCGGGGCCGGCTTCTCGCTGCTCTCACCCCGCTCCTGCGGTGGCGCGCCACCCCGCGACGCCGACGGACAGGCGGCAGGAACCTCGGCCGGCGGAGCGGAGCCCGAGACACCCGGCCCGCAGGACGCGGCCACCGCCCCCGCAGCGCCCCCGGCCGCCGTCGCGGCGGCACCCCTGGGCGGGCGTCCCCAAGCGGTTCCGATGCGGGCACCGCTGGCCGCACTCTCCACGACCGACCGGCTGCTGGCGCTGACGATCGACGACGGGCCGGACCCGACCTACACGCCGGCCGTGCTGAAGATCCTCGACGAGCAACGGATCTCGGCCACGTTCTTCCTGATCGGGCGGAACGCGGCCGAGCACCCGGCGCTGGTGCGGGAGATCGCCGCGCACGGCCACCACATCGCCAACCACACCTGGTCCCACCCCGACCTGCGCCGCCTGTCGGAGACCGAGGCCCGTGACGAGCTCAGACGCACCTGCGACCTCCTGTACGAGACGACCGGCCGGGCACCCACCTGGTTCCGCGCACCGGCCGGCGATTTCACCGAGGCCTCGCTGCGCGTGGGCGCCGAGCTCGGTATGCGGCCCATGGCATGGTCGGTCGACCCGCGGGACTGGTCCCGCCCGGGCAGCTCCGCCATCGTCGACCGGGTTCTGAAGGCCGTCGGGTCCGGCTCGATCGTGCTCAACCACGACGGTGGCGGCGACCGCACGCAGACGGTGACGGCGCTCCGCTCCTACCTGCCCGTACTGACCGGCCAGGGCTACCAGTTCACCACTCCGCGCTGA
- a CDS encoding SDR family oxidoreductase encodes MSYPALAARTAVVTGAASGMGEATARLFAANGARVALLARRADRLAELAGKIVADGGQALVVPVDITDQASVDAAAARVHDAWGRVDLVVNNAGVMLPNPLAEGRLDEWTRMIDTNLTGALRVTRAFTADLTAAAAAGSTADLVNISSIAAHLNFPNYAVYSATKAALSQLSSTLRGELGPRDVRVTNIEPGLTATELAGHIDNPELTEQLGGMFAAIPALTSEDIADLIAYTVSRRREVNLRQLVVLPTRQA; translated from the coding sequence ATGAGCTACCCCGCCCTCGCCGCCCGTACCGCCGTCGTCACCGGAGCCGCCAGCGGGATGGGCGAGGCGACCGCCCGGCTGTTCGCCGCGAACGGCGCCCGGGTCGCCCTGCTCGCCCGCCGGGCCGATCGGCTGGCGGAGCTCGCCGGGAAGATCGTGGCGGACGGCGGCCAGGCCCTCGTCGTTCCCGTCGACATCACCGACCAGGCGTCGGTGGACGCTGCCGCCGCGCGCGTCCACGACGCCTGGGGTCGGGTCGACCTGGTGGTGAACAACGCCGGAGTGATGCTGCCGAACCCGCTTGCCGAGGGCCGGCTCGACGAGTGGACCCGCATGATCGACACCAACCTCACCGGCGCACTGCGGGTGACCCGCGCCTTCACCGCCGACCTCACCGCCGCCGCGGCCGCGGGGTCCACCGCCGACCTGGTCAACATCTCCTCCATCGCCGCGCACCTCAACTTCCCCAACTACGCGGTGTACTCGGCGACCAAGGCGGCCCTCAGCCAGCTCTCCAGCACGCTCCGCGGCGAGCTGGGCCCGCGCGATGTCCGGGTCACCAACATCGAGCCGGGTCTGACCGCGACCGAGTTGGCCGGGCACATCGACAACCCGGAGCTCACCGAGCAGCTGGGCGGGATGTTCGCGGCGATTCCCGCGCTCACCTCGGAGGACATCGCCGATCTGATCGCGTACACCGTCAGCCGCCGCCGGGAGGTGAACCTGCGCCAGCTGGTTGTGCTGCCCACCCGCCAGGCCTGA
- a CDS encoding TetR family transcriptional regulator, translating to MAGDSQATRARLLDAAFAEFAEHGLAGARVDRVAAAAGANKRMIYVYFGNKEQLFDRVVERCLAEGAEAVPFDVADLPGYAGALFDHLVTRPDLMRLVAWKQLERPDATDSEAESYRAKVDALASAQAEGLVEPGIAPRDILTLTLALAQAWFTAADGAGALRGEVAVGAAALAAHRAAVIEAVRRMTAAPAPTG from the coding sequence ATGGCCGGAGACTCCCAAGCAACCCGCGCGCGCCTGCTGGACGCCGCCTTCGCCGAGTTCGCCGAACACGGCCTGGCCGGTGCCCGGGTCGACCGCGTCGCCGCCGCGGCCGGGGCCAACAAGCGGATGATCTACGTCTACTTCGGCAACAAGGAGCAGCTCTTCGACCGTGTCGTGGAGCGCTGTCTCGCCGAAGGCGCCGAAGCCGTTCCGTTCGACGTCGCCGACCTGCCCGGGTACGCGGGGGCGCTCTTCGACCACCTGGTCACCCGCCCCGACCTGATGCGCCTGGTCGCCTGGAAGCAGCTCGAACGGCCCGACGCCACGGACTCCGAAGCGGAGTCCTACCGGGCGAAGGTCGACGCCCTTGCCTCGGCGCAGGCGGAGGGGCTGGTCGAGCCCGGCATCGCCCCGCGCGACATCCTCACCCTCACGCTGGCGCTCGCCCAGGCCTGGTTCACGGCCGCCGACGGCGCCGGCGCCCTGCGGGGTGAGGTTGCCGTAGGCGCCGCCGCCCTCGCCGCCCACCGGGCCGCGGTGATCGAGGCGGTCCGGCGGATGACCGCGGCTCCCGCGCCCACCGGCTGA
- a CDS encoding DUF4440 domain-containing protein codes for MSKIELDAVTAEFFGAFDNRGGRAAEVGRIRRLMLPGGVIVLTGPKLTVYTVDEFIAPREKLLADGRLVEFSEWETSERTDVAGDIASRFGEYRKSGILDGEPFEGGGTKSFQFVRTPEGWRIASFTWYDQP; via the coding sequence ATGTCCAAGATCGAGCTTGACGCGGTGACCGCCGAGTTCTTCGGCGCCTTCGACAACCGCGGCGGCCGGGCCGCCGAGGTCGGCCGGATCCGCCGGCTGATGCTGCCGGGTGGCGTGATCGTCCTGACCGGCCCGAAGTTGACGGTCTACACCGTGGACGAGTTCATCGCGCCCCGCGAGAAGCTGCTGGCCGACGGTCGGCTGGTCGAGTTCTCCGAATGGGAGACCTCCGAGCGGACGGACGTCGCGGGCGACATCGCCTCGCGGTTCGGCGAGTACCGCAAGTCCGGGATCCTGGACGGCGAGCCGTTCGAGGGCGGCGGGACCAAGTCCTTCCAGTTCGTCCGCACCCCGGAGGGCTGGCGCATAGCATCCTTCACCTGGTACGACCAGCCCTGA
- a CDS encoding VOC family protein, whose protein sequence is MSSRLNPYISFVGNARQAMEFYKSVFGGTLTVNTYGDFGAKDAGAAADKIMHSMLETDHGFTLMGSDNPPEMTYKPGNNISLSVSGDDDAQLRGYWDKLCNGGTVSVPLAKQMWGDVFGMCTDRFGIVWLVNITQQQA, encoded by the coding sequence GTGTCCTCTCGCCTCAACCCGTACATCAGCTTCGTCGGCAACGCCCGGCAGGCCATGGAGTTCTACAAGAGCGTCTTCGGCGGCACCCTGACGGTGAACACGTACGGCGACTTCGGCGCGAAGGACGCCGGAGCGGCCGCCGACAAGATCATGCACAGCATGCTGGAGACCGACCACGGCTTCACCCTCATGGGCTCCGACAACCCGCCGGAGATGACGTACAAGCCGGGGAACAACATCTCCCTGAGCGTCAGCGGCGACGACGACGCCCAACTGCGCGGTTACTGGGACAAGCTCTGCAACGGCGGCACCGTGTCGGTCCCGCTGGCGAAGCAGATGTGGGGCGACGTCTTCGGCATGTGCACGGACCGCTTCGGCATCGTCTGGCTGGTGAACATCACCCAGCAGCAGGCCTGA
- a CDS encoding ornithine cyclodeaminase family protein encodes MNVPVFGPAAIEEAAAPRLVLDAVRDASIAHAEGRTTVPPPLHMEFPDADGDCHVKAGWISGAADFAVKIATGFYANPAIGLPSNHGLVCVISARTGQVRALLDDRGLLTAWRTAAAGALITHALARPGATELAVFGTGQQALLQAVWLAELRPLTAVLVHGRHPDRAAALCGELRSRGLEARPATAREAAGADMIVTTTPATSPVLDAAHVREGAHVTGIGTDMPHKNELPPELFGRARIIATDDHTQCLDHGDFGHAVRAGAAAHDSDTPVGLLLKQPLDRSATAITVADLTGVGALDAALASAVLHRLLP; translated from the coding sequence GTGAACGTTCCCGTCTTCGGGCCGGCCGCCATCGAGGAGGCCGCAGCCCCCCGGCTGGTCCTGGACGCCGTCCGGGACGCGTCGATCGCCCACGCCGAGGGCCGCACCACCGTGCCGCCGCCACTGCACATGGAGTTCCCCGACGCCGACGGGGACTGCCACGTCAAGGCCGGGTGGATCTCCGGCGCGGCCGACTTCGCCGTCAAGATCGCGACCGGCTTCTACGCCAACCCCGCGATCGGCCTGCCGTCCAACCACGGGTTGGTCTGCGTCATCAGCGCGCGTACCGGACAGGTCCGCGCCCTGCTCGACGACCGCGGCCTGCTGACCGCGTGGCGCACCGCCGCCGCGGGCGCGCTGATCACCCACGCCCTGGCCCGGCCCGGCGCCACCGAGCTCGCGGTCTTCGGCACCGGACAGCAGGCGCTCCTCCAGGCCGTGTGGCTGGCCGAGCTGCGCCCGCTGACGGCGGTGCTGGTCCACGGCCGTCATCCGGACCGGGCCGCCGCGCTGTGTGGAGAGCTCCGCAGCCGTGGCCTCGAAGCCCGGCCGGCCACGGCACGGGAGGCGGCCGGCGCCGACATGATCGTCACCACCACCCCGGCGACGAGTCCGGTCCTGGACGCCGCCCACGTGCGGGAGGGAGCGCACGTCACGGGGATCGGCACCGACATGCCGCACAAGAACGAGCTCCCGCCGGAACTCTTCGGGCGCGCACGGATCATCGCGACCGACGACCACACCCAGTGCCTCGACCACGGCGACTTCGGCCACGCCGTCCGCGCCGGAGCCGCGGCCCACGACAGCGACACGCCGGTCGGCCTGCTGCTCAAACAACCCCTCGACCGGTCCGCCACGGCCATCACCGTCGCCGACCTCACCGGCGTCGGAGCACTCGACGCGGCACTCGCCTCGGCCGTCCTCCACCGACTGCTGCCGTGA
- a CDS encoding isochorismatase family protein — translation MTTLENRPHTALVVVDVQNGAVEAAHERDAVVANIGSLVDRARLEHVPVVWIQHSDEQMPKGGHSWQIVAELTPGDAEPRVGKSYGDAFEDTTLESVLSGLGAGRLFVVGAQTDVCVRSTLHGALVRGYDTILVSDAHTTEDQTAWGAPPAAQVIAHTNLYWSYQTAPGRTAGTVETKDVDFATGS, via the coding sequence ATGACCACACTCGAGAACCGGCCGCACACCGCGCTCGTCGTCGTCGACGTGCAGAACGGCGCCGTCGAGGCGGCTCACGAGCGCGACGCGGTCGTCGCGAACATCGGCAGCCTGGTCGACAGGGCGCGGCTGGAACACGTTCCCGTGGTCTGGATCCAGCACTCCGACGAGCAGATGCCGAAGGGCGGCCACAGCTGGCAGATCGTCGCCGAGCTGACTCCGGGCGACGCCGAGCCGCGCGTCGGGAAGTCCTACGGCGACGCCTTCGAGGACACCACCCTCGAATCCGTGCTGTCGGGCCTCGGCGCCGGGCGGCTCTTCGTCGTGGGCGCGCAGACCGACGTGTGCGTCCGCTCGACCCTCCACGGCGCACTGGTCCGGGGGTACGACACGATCCTCGTCAGCGACGCCCACACCACGGAGGACCAGACGGCCTGGGGCGCACCGCCGGCGGCCCAGGTCATCGCCCACACGAACCTGTACTGGAGCTACCAGACGGCACCGGGGCGCACGGCCGGGACGGTCGAGACGAAGGACGTCGACTTCGCGACGGGCTCCTGA
- a CDS encoding hydrolase, with the protein MTDAAARPPTAFLPPHLRAVPYVGARCPGSRAVAERPGLDAGANCQLYAYAVLAHFGLTAPPLRSSDLWADDSTVRVTAPRPLDLLLFNATDDAYGAHVGVWVAPESVLHLCAEVGRPALWTPADFAARERYRHLVGIKRVTTAGEGGSPAHP; encoded by the coding sequence ATGACGGACGCCGCGGCCCGGCCGCCGACCGCCTTCCTGCCCCCGCACCTGCGGGCCGTTCCGTACGTCGGCGCGCGCTGTCCGGGCTCGCGGGCCGTGGCCGAGCGGCCCGGCCTCGACGCCGGCGCGAACTGCCAGCTCTACGCCTACGCCGTACTCGCCCACTTCGGCCTCACCGCGCCACCGCTGCGCTCCAGCGACCTGTGGGCCGACGACTCCACCGTCCGTGTCACGGCCCCCCGCCCGCTCGACCTGCTCCTGTTCAACGCGACCGACGACGCGTACGGCGCCCACGTCGGGGTCTGGGTGGCACCGGAATCCGTACTGCACCTGTGCGCGGAGGTCGGCCGCCCGGCCCTGTGGACGCCGGCCGACTTCGCGGCCCGGGAACGGTACCGCCACCTCGTCGGCATCAAGCGCGTGACCACCGCTGGGGAGGGGGGATCTCCGGCGCACCCGTGA
- a CDS encoding aldo/keto reductase, giving the protein MKHRALGSQGLAVSAQGLGCMGMSAFYGATDESESLATLDRALELGVTFLDTAESYGPFRNERLLGKALAGRRDQAVLATKTGIEFTDDGELRGHNGSPTYVRRSLERSLRHLGTDHVDVYYLHRVDPQVPVEETVGAMAELVAEGKVRYIGLCEVAPATIRRAHGVHPITAVQTEYSLFERGIETDGVADTLSELGIGLVAYSPLGRGFLSGAITSPDDFAADDFRRTDPRFQGANFARNLDVVREVGRLAEAKGVTPAQLALAWVLRQGAVAIPGTKRRRYLEENVAATGVTVTDEDIAALEAVAPRGVASGDRYAPELMGSLNG; this is encoded by the coding sequence ATGAAGCACCGCGCACTCGGCAGCCAGGGCCTGGCCGTCTCCGCCCAGGGCCTCGGCTGCATGGGCATGAGCGCCTTCTACGGCGCCACCGACGAGTCGGAGTCGCTCGCGACCCTGGACCGCGCCCTGGAACTGGGCGTCACCTTCCTGGACACCGCCGAGAGCTACGGCCCGTTCCGCAACGAGCGCCTGCTCGGCAAGGCGCTCGCCGGGCGGCGGGACCAGGCCGTCCTCGCGACCAAGACCGGCATCGAGTTCACCGACGACGGCGAGCTGCGCGGGCACAACGGGAGCCCGACCTACGTGCGCCGCTCACTGGAGCGTTCGCTGCGGCACCTGGGCACCGACCACGTCGACGTCTACTACCTCCACCGCGTCGACCCGCAGGTCCCGGTCGAGGAGACCGTCGGGGCCATGGCCGAGCTGGTGGCCGAGGGCAAGGTCCGGTACATCGGCCTGTGCGAGGTCGCGCCCGCGACGATCCGCCGCGCGCACGGCGTCCACCCGATCACCGCCGTCCAGACCGAGTACTCGCTGTTCGAGCGCGGGATCGAGACCGACGGCGTCGCCGACACGCTCTCCGAGCTGGGCATCGGCCTGGTCGCCTACTCCCCGCTCGGCCGCGGGTTCCTCTCCGGGGCGATCACCAGCCCGGACGACTTCGCCGCCGACGACTTCCGCCGCACCGACCCACGCTTCCAGGGCGCCAACTTCGCCCGCAACCTGGATGTCGTCCGCGAGGTCGGACGCCTCGCCGAGGCCAAGGGCGTCACCCCCGCGCAGCTCGCGCTGGCCTGGGTGCTGCGTCAGGGCGCCGTCGCCATCCCGGGCACGAAGCGCCGTCGCTACCTGGAGGAGAACGTGGCCGCCACCGGCGTCACCGTCACCGACGAGGACATCGCCGCCCTCGAAGCGGTCGCGCCGCGGGGTGTGGCCTCCGGGGACCGCTATGCGCCGGAGCTCATGGGCAGCCTCAACGGCTGA
- a CDS encoding SRPBCC family protein — MALLRITRRSPLSAAEAWRRMTDWERHAGPVPFTAIRVTSASPRGLGAGFTARTAVGPVGFDDPMEVTRWQAPQPGRPGLCRLEKRGAVVTGWAEIEVRPQPDGSVVQWREDVRVTALPRLFDGPTAWCGRLLFGRVMRRLLDGAR, encoded by the coding sequence ATGGCGCTGCTCCGGATCACCCGCCGCTCCCCTCTGTCGGCCGCCGAGGCGTGGCGCCGGATGACCGACTGGGAGCGGCATGCCGGGCCCGTCCCGTTCACGGCGATCCGGGTGACCAGCGCGTCGCCGCGCGGGCTCGGGGCCGGTTTCACCGCGCGCACCGCCGTCGGCCCGGTCGGGTTCGACGACCCGATGGAGGTGACGCGCTGGCAGGCCCCGCAGCCGGGGCGGCCCGGTCTGTGCCGCCTGGAGAAGCGGGGTGCGGTGGTCACCGGCTGGGCCGAGATCGAGGTCCGGCCGCAGCCGGACGGCTCGGTGGTCCAGTGGCGGGAGGACGTCCGGGTGACGGCGCTGCCCCGCCTGTTCGACGGCCCGACCGCCTGGTGCGGCCGCCTCCTGTTCGGACGGGTGATGCGGCGGTTGCTCGACGGCGCACGGTGA
- a CDS encoding serine protease gives MRRERRPVPRRNSPLALLLLTLLLPTALAGIGAQTAQAVAPHGEPPPVLVPDTTVVAPSAPEADRVGALFVGGFGPGRHFCTAGVVPSPIGNLLLTAAHCIGSPQGVTFAPGYRDGSAPYGTWPVVRIFTTEGWTSRHDPDQDFAFLEVGADSAGREIQSVVGANPLGLNAAFTAGVRLYGYGSRADVPLLCTNTTTRFSAHQRRIHCPSYPGGTSGGPWIDTASGAVIGVIGGYQLGGDTADVSYSAYFDRTITRLYLDAQFHASIPPRVRRPSRGPADPHV, from the coding sequence ATGAGACGTGAGCGACGGCCCGTTCCCCGACGGAACTCACCCCTGGCCCTGCTGCTCCTCACCCTCCTCCTGCCGACCGCTCTCGCCGGGATCGGCGCCCAGACCGCACAGGCGGTCGCACCGCACGGCGAGCCGCCCCCGGTCCTGGTGCCCGACACCACCGTGGTCGCGCCGAGCGCGCCCGAGGCCGACCGGGTGGGCGCCCTGTTCGTCGGCGGATTCGGCCCGGGACGCCACTTCTGCACCGCCGGCGTGGTGCCGAGCCCGATCGGCAACCTGCTGCTCACCGCGGCCCACTGCATCGGCTCCCCGCAGGGCGTGACCTTCGCGCCCGGCTACCGCGACGGCTCGGCGCCGTACGGCACCTGGCCGGTCGTCAGGATCTTCACCACCGAGGGCTGGACCAGCCGCCACGACCCCGACCAGGACTTCGCCTTCCTGGAGGTCGGCGCCGACAGCGCCGGCCGGGAGATCCAGTCCGTGGTCGGCGCCAACCCGCTCGGCCTGAACGCCGCCTTCACCGCCGGCGTCCGTCTGTACGGCTACGGCAGCCGGGCCGACGTCCCGCTGCTGTGCACCAACACCACCACTCGGTTCAGCGCCCACCAGCGGCGCATCCACTGTCCCTCCTACCCCGGCGGGACCAGCGGGGGCCCCTGGATCGACACCGCCTCCGGTGCGGTCATCGGTGTCATCGGCGGCTACCAGCTGGGCGGCGACACCGCCGACGTCTCCTACAGTGCCTACTTCGACCGGACGATCACCCGGCTCTACCTGGACGCCCAGTTCCACGCCTCGATCCCCCCGCGTGTCCGGCGGCCGTCCCGCGGGCCTGCGGATCCGCACGTCTAG
- a CDS encoding aminotransferase class I/II-fold pyridoxal phosphate-dependent enzyme, translating to MTRLPDFRLETYFSRWEFTARHHLTASDVQTMTLGELLALGDDADRDAFQNLSLGYTETFGDRALREVIAGTYENADADDVICFAGAEEALYLAMNVLLDAGDHAVVVTPNYQAAETVPLALCEVTGVALDPDRDWALDLEAVAAAIRPNTRVVSVNFPNNPTGKIIDAADFTALVRLCDERGIHLFSDEVYRGLERDAAAALPQACDLSERAVSLNVTSKSLGLPGLRIGWITCRDRALRSRLERAKHYTTICNSAPSEVLARIALKARGTILDRNRALIAANLPLFEAFFAEFPDDFEWRAPDGGCVAYPRYLGADGVEEFCTRLVEEAGVLLLPASIYHSELTATPTDRFRIGIGRGNPEEGLAAFAEWMRAGR from the coding sequence ATGACCCGCCTGCCCGACTTCCGGCTCGAAACCTACTTCTCCCGCTGGGAGTTCACCGCCCGCCACCACCTGACCGCCTCCGACGTCCAGACCATGACCCTCGGCGAGCTGCTCGCCCTGGGCGACGACGCGGACCGCGACGCCTTCCAGAACCTGTCCCTGGGCTACACCGAGACCTTCGGCGACCGGGCGCTGCGCGAGGTGATCGCCGGGACGTACGAGAACGCCGACGCGGACGACGTCATCTGCTTCGCCGGTGCCGAGGAGGCCCTCTACCTCGCGATGAACGTCCTGCTCGACGCGGGCGACCACGCGGTGGTGGTGACCCCGAACTACCAGGCCGCCGAGACCGTGCCGCTGGCGCTGTGCGAGGTCACCGGCGTCGCCCTCGACCCGGACCGGGACTGGGCCCTGGACCTGGAGGCGGTCGCGGCGGCGATCCGGCCGAACACCCGCGTCGTCTCGGTGAACTTCCCCAACAACCCCACCGGGAAGATCATCGACGCGGCCGACTTCACCGCCCTCGTCCGCCTCTGCGACGAACGCGGCATCCACCTCTTCAGCGACGAGGTCTACCGCGGCCTGGAGCGCGACGCGGCCGCCGCCCTGCCGCAGGCCTGCGACCTGTCCGAGCGCGCCGTGTCGCTGAACGTGACCTCCAAGTCCCTGGGCCTGCCGGGCCTGCGGATCGGCTGGATCACCTGCCGCGACCGCGCGCTGCGCTCACGCCTGGAGCGGGCCAAGCACTACACCACCATCTGCAACTCCGCGCCCAGCGAGGTCCTGGCCCGCATCGCGCTGAAGGCCCGCGGGACCATCCTCGACCGCAACCGGGCCCTGATCGCGGCGAACCTGCCGCTCTTCGAGGCGTTCTTCGCCGAGTTCCCGGACGACTTCGAGTGGCGGGCGCCGGACGGCGGCTGCGTCGCCTACCCCCGCTACCTCGGCGCCGACGGCGTGGAGGAGTTCTGCACCCGGCTGGTGGAGGAGGCCGGTGTCCTGCTGCTGCCGGCGAGCATCTACCACTCCGAACTCACCGCCACCCCCACCGACCGGTTCCGCATCGGCATCGGCCGTGGCAACCCCGAAGAGGGCCTGGCCGCGTTCGCCGAGTGGATGCGGGCCGGCCGGTGA
- a CDS encoding YciI family protein codes for MAKYMLIMRGTDESVAKMMETPFDEMLETVGRFNEELIRAGVLVAAEGLDDPTQGVVVDFSGETPVVTDGPYGETKELFGGFYLIDVASKEEAVEWAKRLPAIAGSKCEVRRVPGIEEFPQDNEWIVKERAWRERTGQL; via the coding sequence ATGGCGAAGTACATGCTGATCATGCGCGGCACGGACGAGTCCGTCGCGAAGATGATGGAGACACCCTTCGACGAGATGCTCGAAACGGTGGGCCGTTTCAACGAGGAGCTGATCCGGGCGGGCGTGCTGGTCGCCGCCGAGGGCCTGGACGACCCGACCCAGGGCGTGGTGGTCGACTTCAGCGGCGAGACGCCGGTGGTCACCGACGGCCCCTACGGCGAGACGAAGGAGCTCTTCGGCGGGTTCTACCTGATCGACGTCGCCTCGAAGGAGGAGGCCGTCGAGTGGGCCAAGCGGCTCCCGGCGATCGCAGGCTCCAAGTGCGAGGTCCGTCGGGTGCCGGGCATCGAGGAGTTCCCGCAGGACAACGAGTGGATCGTCAAGGAGCGGGCGTGGCGCGAGCGGACCGGCCAGCTCTGA
- a CDS encoding transcriptional regulator — MCQAVAALLGPYAEVALHDPDTDRVLEIWNPMTSRRAGDPSLLGELDDLEPSAHDVFGPYEKLLTDGRRLSSVSAVLRDDLGKPSAVLCINLDRTPLDQAAALLSAFGAPTVERPEPLFEQDWSERIQNIIGDYVRETGRPVERLTRQDRLTVLGRLDEARVFAVRRAAPVVAGALRVSRSTVYGLLSELREPAPKSRRADA; from the coding sequence GTGTGCCAGGCGGTAGCGGCGCTGCTGGGCCCGTACGCCGAGGTGGCGCTGCACGACCCGGACACCGACCGGGTCCTGGAGATCTGGAACCCGATGACCTCCCGCCGCGCGGGGGATCCCTCGCTGCTCGGCGAGCTGGACGACCTCGAACCGTCGGCGCACGACGTCTTCGGGCCGTACGAGAAGCTCCTGACGGACGGCCGTCGCCTCAGCTCGGTCAGCGCGGTACTGCGCGACGATCTCGGCAAGCCGTCCGCCGTACTCTGCATCAACCTCGACCGCACGCCGTTGGACCAGGCCGCCGCCCTGCTGTCCGCGTTCGGCGCCCCGACCGTCGAGCGCCCTGAGCCGCTGTTCGAGCAGGACTGGTCCGAGCGCATCCAGAACATCATCGGCGACTACGTCCGGGAGACCGGCCGGCCCGTGGAGCGCCTGACCCGCCAGGACCGCCTGACCGTCCTCGGCCGGCTCGACGAGGCCCGCGTGTTCGCGGTGCGGCGGGCGGCCCCGGTCGTCGCCGGCGCCCTGCGGGTGTCCCGGTCCACCGTGTACGGCCTCCTGTCCGAGCTCAGGGAGCCGGCCCCGAAGAGCCGCCGGGCCGACGCCTGA